The sequence CTGGTCACAGGGGTTGAGATGATACCGCTCTATGAGAGTGAAGTAGAGGAGGTCGCTAGGAAGCTTATCGAGAGAGGGGCGAAGGCCATCATAATAATGTTCCTGAACTCCTGGGCTAACCCTTCACATGAAATAAAGGCAGCGGAAATTGTCGAGAAAGTCGCCAAGGAGAAGGGCGTAAGCGTCCCCATATTTATGTCCCACAGGATAGCTCCTGTCCTAGGTGAGCTGAGGAGGCTCAATGCAGTAGTGTTACAGGTTTACGCCGCTGAGCCTTCAAGGGAGCAGTTCAGGAAGATGGAGGAGGCCTTCAGGGCTAGGGGGTTCAAGGCGCCCCTCTACATATTTACAAACTATGGGACAGTGGTGCCTCCGACGTTTGAGAGGCTCATACACACCGTAACCTCTGGCCCCTCCGCTGGGAACGTGGCTGTGCAGTACCTTGCAAACCTCTACGGGCTGGACTACATAGTGGGGACTGACGTGGGTGGGACGTCGTTCGACGTCACCACGGTGGTAGCTAGGAGGCCTATCGTGAACCCCTTCACCATCGTGGAGAGGTATGAGGCAGCCGTGCCCTCCATTGCCACCGAGTCCATAGGCGCAGGGACCGGAAGCTACATCAGAGTGGACCCAGTTACGAAGAGCCTTAGAGTTGGTCCAGATAGCGCAGGCTACCGCATAGGGGTTTCCTGGAGAGATGGAGGGGTTGAGACAGTGACCATAAATNNNNNNNNNNNNNNNNNNNNGCCTCAGCTGCAAGGAGCAGGGAGTTCGGCTATGTAGTAACGAGGGCCATCTTAACGGGCTACATGGCGCTGAGGAAGCCCACGTTGCTGGAGGAGAAGGAGGAGACCGAAAGAATACCGGAGAACGCATTCAAGGGCGAGAGGGAGATGTACTGGAATGGGAAGTGGTATAGGGCAAGCCTTTATGAGATGGGCCTTCTGAGGGCTGGGAACAGGGTCAAGGGCCCTGCAATAATAGAGGCCCCGGCCGCGACCTACGTTATACCGCCTGGCTTCTCGACAAGGCTTGACAGGAGGAGGATATTCTGGCTAGAGGGGGGTGGGTGAAGTGAGCGAGGCCGGTGAGAGGCTGAAGAGGAAGATAGAGCAGCTCGCGAGGCTCCTTGAGAACAAGGCGAGCGAAAGAGAGATATTTGAGGTCATCGCAGGTGATAAGGACCCTGAGACAAGCTTTGACGCCATAATAAACTACTTCCAGCAGAGGGTGCCGTGGAAGGAAAGGATACTCATGCCGCTGAGCAAGCACCTCTTCATAGTCTGTAAGGACGGGAAGCCTATAGTGAAGGCGGCATGCGGGTATGAGTTCGGGGACTTCAGGATCAACTGGAAGGTCTTCACCAAGGTAATAGTGAGGGACACTAACGAGAGCCTCGAGGAGCTCTACCCGCCCTTCATGCACGCTGACCCCGAGTGGATGGAGATACGCGAATACGTATGCCCAGGCTGTGGCACGCTCCTTGCAGTGGAGGCGGTCCCTCCAGGGTATCCGCCCATTTTCGAGTTCCTGCCGGACATAGTCACGTTCTATGAGAAGTGGCTCGGCAGGGAATTCCCGTGCGGAAAGGTCGAGTTTAAGGATCTGACAAACGAGTACATAATGGAAGTCGTGAGGAAGAAGATAAGCATACCTGAGGCAAAGCCCAGCCAAGCGCAAGGGACTTGAGGACAGTTTAGCTTGTTTTTGTAGAACTTAGGTGGTGTTGTTCATAACAATTTAAGGTCATGCTTATTGATAGATGTTTTCAACTTTGCCTTACCGTTTGATCGTCTTCCTGAAAGGCTGCATGAAGCTCGCCTTAGCGATCTTAGGGCGACCTGTCCCACACCAGAGAGGCTCTGGGAGTTTGTCGTCCCTCTGCTTAACATGATAGCAAAGGCAGAGGTAGAGTACAACACTCGCGGGGGCTATGGTTAGGAAGTCTTAAGGAGACAGGCAACAGGTGCTCCCTCTCTACTTTGGGGCGGCTGAGAGGCTCTACGCCAACTCCTGCTTAAGACTTCACAGATAAGGGGCTCAAGGCCTTAGCCGGGGCCATGGCAGAGCTACCTTTGCGAGGTACTGCTAATTGCTAGGGCCTTGGTCTCTACGCCCAGGGCGTATATCAGGACGCCAGCGGCCAGCCAGGCAACGGCGTATATTGACAGGGTAGCGCTGAAGGAGACGAAGACGGGGAGCAGGGGGCCCACAATCATGCCGACCCTCGCCATCGAGCCGCTGCTCCCCATGCCCGTGCCCCTCAGGTCAGACGGGAACGACTCGGGCGTGTAGGCGTATATGAGGCCCCAGGCGCCCAGGTTGAAGAAGTTCAGGGCCACGCCTGAGGCCAGCAGCCAGGCCGTGCTGGGGGCGAGGGCGAACGCCGCTGCCGCAGCGGCTGAGCCAGCGAAGAAGGCCAGCAGGCTCGGCCT comes from uncultured Acidilobus sp. JCHS and encodes:
- a CDS encoding N-methylhydantoinase A/acetone carboxylase, beta subunit, whose product is MTVDEVAKSIRTIIYSGTIMLNRVLTREGLQPLGIITTAGFEDTLRMGRARQSWNTLSYAERLHAISHFHPEPLVPRNMIMGVRERILVTGVEMIPLYESEVEEVARKLIERGAKAIIIMFLNSWANPSHEIKAAEIVEKVAKEKGVSVPIFMSHRIAPVLGELRRLNAVVLQVYAAEPSREQFRKMEEAFRARGFKAPLYIFTNYGTVVPPTFERLIHTVTSGPSAGNVAVQYLANLYGLDYIVGTDVGGTSFDVTTVVARRPIVNPFTIVERYEAAVPSIATESIGAGTGSYIRVDPVTKSLRVGPDSAGYRIGVSWRDGGVETVTINXXXXXXXPQLQGAGSSAM
- a CDS encoding Acetone carboxylase, gamma subunit, producing MGEVSEAGERLKRKIEQLARLLENKASEREIFEVIAGDKDPETSFDAIINYFQQRVPWKERILMPLSKHLFIVCKDGKPIVKAACGYEFGDFRINWKVFTKVIVRDTNESLEELYPPFMHADPEWMEIREYVCPGCGTLLAVEAVPPGYPPIFEFLPDIVTFYEKWLGREFPCGKVEFKDLTNEYIMEVVRKKISIPEAKPSQAQGT